In Sulfolobales archaeon, one DNA window encodes the following:
- a CDS encoding acetyl-CoA C-acetyltransferase, translating to MIVFLGREVYVVDMLRTAFTRFSRREPEKDPFYEMRSEEIAGRVVRGLIERNNLNPNDIDDILVGSALQVGEQWLYGGRHVVFAARLPETIPAAAVDRQCASSITTVVYGALEIASGMADIVIAGGVEKMSRVPMYDNPHIDINPRFTSDPEYAEYELGIGYIMGLTAEKLAEESGIGREEMDRWALISHQRAWKAYQEGYFKKEILPIEIRSSSGRMILESDQAVRPDTTLEKLLQLPPAFKPGGVITAGNSSPLSSGSAFVLLMSKEALSRYSLQPLAKIRSFAFAGVKPSVMGKGPVPASLKALNKAGLKVRDIGLWEINEAFAVVTLYAIKQLGIEEERVNKRGGAIAIGHPLGATGARIIGTLARQMVLEGVDYGVATLCVGGGQGASLVLERV from the coding sequence GTGATAGTTTTCCTAGGAAGAGAAGTTTATGTTGTAGATATGCTTAGAACTGCCTTTACTAGATTCAGTAGAAGAGAACCTGAAAAAGATCCCTTTTACGAGATGAGATCTGAGGAGATCGCAGGTAGAGTTGTCAGAGGCTTAATTGAAAGAAATAATCTGAATCCTAATGATATAGATGACATACTCGTAGGTTCAGCTCTTCAAGTAGGCGAACAATGGCTTTATGGTGGTAGGCATGTGGTTTTTGCAGCGAGACTTCCCGAGACCATTCCTGCTGCAGCTGTTGACCGGCAGTGCGCCTCATCTATAACTACCGTGGTATACGGAGCTCTGGAGATAGCATCGGGCATGGCTGATATAGTTATAGCAGGGGGTGTTGAGAAGATGTCTAGAGTTCCTATGTATGATAATCCTCACATTGATATAAACCCTAGATTCACCTCAGATCCTGAGTATGCTGAGTATGAGCTAGGGATCGGATATATAATGGGTTTAACAGCCGAGAAACTCGCCGAAGAATCTGGGATCGGTAGGGAAGAGATGGATAGATGGGCTTTAATAAGTCATCAGAGAGCTTGGAAGGCTTATCAAGAAGGATACTTTAAAAAAGAGATCCTGCCGATCGAGATTCGGAGTAGTAGTGGAAGGATGATCTTAGAATCAGATCAGGCGGTAAGACCTGATACAACACTCGAAAAATTACTTCAATTACCCCCAGCATTTAAGCCTGGCGGTGTTATTACAGCTGGCAACTCATCTCCTCTAAGTAGCGGTTCAGCCTTCGTTCTGCTCATGTCCAAGGAAGCTCTATCAAGATACTCGCTACAACCGCTCGCCAAGATCAGAAGCTTCGCTTTTGCAGGTGTAAAGCCTTCAGTGATGGGGAAAGGTCCTGTTCCGGCATCTCTTAAGGCTCTTAACAAGGCTGGGCTGAAGGTTAGAGACATAGGCTTGTGGGAGATTAATGAAGCTTTTGCTGTAGTAACATTGTATGCTATAAAGCAGTTGGGCATCGAAGAAGAAAGAGTTAATAAGAGAGGAGGAGCTATAGCGATAGGTCATCCTCTTGGAGCTACAGGCGCCAGGATCATAGGCACTCTAGCAAGGCAGATGGTGTTAGAGGGAGTAGATTATGGAGTTGCAACTCTTTGTGTAGGAGGAGGTCAGGGAGCTTCTTTGGTTCTTGAAAGAGTATAG
- a CDS encoding BMP family ABC transporter substrate-binding protein, whose translation MVSRIFLGIYTVMLIVIGVGLGFILYPLMMAPSTGPTTTPLQVPPITITATIPQPQEELRVLFVYVGPIGDLGWTHAHDLGRRYIERLLPWVKTRYMESVDPARAFDEVSAQINAFKPHIVFLTSYDFIDAAVQLAKTYRNIIFFHCSGDRRDINLGTYFADLYQAYYINGLMAGALTKTGKIGYVAAKLIPEVIRHINAFTIGAQEVGSQLGKNITVYVIETGEWYNPAKARAAAATLVNNYGVDVLVFTEDSTAVVEYAESLYKLGRTVYTFSHYSPMYSYGPDVVVSGQLVDWGPIYLDIVMKVRAGIYNTTNLINVDYWWLLAQGAAEVGADFGMFVNPKYVNDLKNIVVVDKTDGKRKSVYDLAIERYNAMKEGNVGFDPFTGPLYDNKGNLRVPEGVRMRYHDIWYIDWYVRGVVVLGGI comes from the coding sequence ATGGTTTCTAGGATATTCTTAGGAATTTACACAGTTATGTTAATTGTGATAGGTGTGGGATTAGGATTCATTCTATATCCTCTGATGATGGCACCATCTACAGGTCCTACAACCACGCCTTTGCAGGTTCCTCCAATCACCATCACTGCAACTATTCCACAACCCCAAGAAGAGTTGAGAGTATTATTCGTATACGTAGGACCTATAGGAGATCTAGGGTGGACACATGCTCATGATCTTGGGAGGAGATATATTGAGAGATTGCTTCCATGGGTTAAGACTAGGTATATGGAAAGCGTAGATCCTGCAAGAGCATTTGATGAAGTATCAGCACAGATCAACGCTTTCAAACCTCATATAGTTTTTCTAACAAGCTATGATTTTATAGATGCAGCTGTGCAGCTTGCCAAGACTTATAGAAATATAATATTCTTCCACTGCTCAGGAGATAGAAGAGATATTAATCTTGGCACTTATTTTGCAGACCTTTACCAGGCTTATTATATTAACGGGTTGATGGCTGGAGCTCTCACAAAGACTGGAAAGATAGGTTATGTAGCTGCTAAGCTGATCCCCGAGGTTATAAGACATATAAATGCATTCACCATAGGAGCTCAAGAGGTTGGGAGTCAGCTGGGTAAGAATATAACCGTATATGTTATCGAAACAGGTGAGTGGTATAATCCTGCTAAGGCTAGGGCAGCAGCGGCTACTCTCGTGAATAACTATGGAGTTGATGTTCTGGTATTTACAGAGGATTCAACAGCTGTTGTGGAGTATGCGGAGAGTTTATATAAGCTGGGTAGGACCGTATATACTTTCAGTCATTACAGTCCTATGTATAGTTATGGTCCTGACGTGGTTGTTTCAGGACAGCTTGTTGATTGGGGTCCTATATACCTTGATATAGTTATGAAAGTAAGGGCAGGGATCTACAATACAACGAATCTAATAAATGTAGACTACTGGTGGCTTCTTGCACAAGGTGCCGCCGAGGTTGGTGCTGATTTCGGTATGTTTGTTAATCCAAAGTATGTTAATGATCTGAAGAACATAGTTGTGGTAGATAAGACAGATGGGAAGAGAAAGAGTGTTTATGACCTAGCTATCGAGAGATATAATGCTATGAAGGAGGGGAATGTAGGTTTCGATCCGTTTACAGGACCTCTATACGACAACAAGGGAAATCTTAGAGTACCTGAAGGCGTTAGAATGAGATATCATGATATATGGTATATTGATTGGTATGTTAGAGGGGTTGTGGTTCTAGGAGGGATATAA
- a CDS encoding ATP-binding cassette domain-containing protein: protein MKIEVVKISKFFDSFKVLDEVSISLEEGEIVGLVGENGAGKTTLLNIIYGLYRPSSGYIYFNGEKLRYSTPELSRRKGVFYIQQFPRLIESMNGVENLILVCGCKRDEAVKNLSSFSEEYGIRIDYRKSIAGMTIVERQKLYTLISLAMGARVLLYDEPNTLLTTDQSFIDFLTRFTRSGGSIIVSTHKLKAILDLADRIYVMRRGRVVGEFDRDAKKKSDEILNLMFGERSSVERIDVEKDESILERDRDQLDKNDLQTANEILTIDMIKLREDFKPVNLSVGKAEIVSVLTIAGRGDKELFDILTGSMRSESGRIMFLGDDISNMSTHERVSLGILFIPDNRFDLIPPRFSIREIMGVWGLKWSQGVKCIEDLDVMYRSPESRVSELSGGNITRLLISILLCRRPLLVIAHNIFSGLDVMGFEKVIGIMRRLRNEGVSFLLILNDYEEALRVSDRIYVLNERGSKEIDAKKARLEPSLIWREIVL, encoded by the coding sequence TTGAAGATAGAGGTAGTTAAAATAAGTAAATTTTTTGATTCGTTTAAGGTGCTTGATGAGGTTTCTATAAGTTTAGAAGAGGGAGAGATCGTAGGTTTGGTAGGTGAGAATGGTGCTGGAAAGACAACACTTCTGAACATAATCTACGGGCTTTATAGACCGAGTTCAGGCTACATATATTTTAATGGAGAAAAGCTTAGATATTCTACTCCTGAACTCTCTCGTAGAAAAGGTGTTTTCTATATACAGCAATTTCCTCGACTTATAGAGTCTATGAATGGTGTTGAAAATCTAATTCTAGTATGCGGATGCAAGCGTGATGAGGCTGTAAAGAATCTCTCGAGCTTCTCAGAGGAGTATGGAATTAGAATTGATTATAGGAAGAGCATAGCTGGAATGACCATAGTAGAGAGGCAGAAGCTCTATACACTTATCTCACTTGCTATGGGTGCTAGAGTGCTTTTATATGATGAACCCAACACCCTGCTTACAACAGATCAAAGTTTCATCGATTTTCTAACTAGATTTACGAGAAGCGGAGGTTCTATAATAGTTAGCACTCATAAACTGAAGGCTATACTAGATCTTGCTGACAGGATCTATGTTATGAGAAGAGGAAGAGTTGTAGGAGAATTCGATAGAGATGCAAAGAAGAAATCTGATGAAATATTGAATCTAATGTTCGGAGAGAGAAGTAGTGTAGAGAGAATAGATGTTGAGAAAGATGAGAGTATCTTAGAAAGAGATAGAGACCAGCTAGATAAAAATGATCTTCAGACTGCCAATGAGATTCTAACTATTGATATGATTAAGCTAAGAGAGGATTTTAAACCTGTGAACCTCAGCGTAGGAAAGGCTGAGATTGTATCAGTACTCACCATAGCAGGTAGAGGTGATAAGGAGTTATTTGATATTCTAACAGGATCTATGAGATCTGAGAGTGGTAGGATCATGTTCTTAGGCGATGATATATCTAACATGAGCACTCACGAGAGAGTTTCTCTAGGTATTCTATTTATTCCTGACAATAGATTCGATTTGATCCCGCCTAGATTTAGTATTAGAGAAATAATGGGTGTGTGGGGGCTTAAGTGGAGTCAGGGCGTTAAATGTATAGAGGATCTAGATGTTATGTACAGATCTCCTGAATCTAGAGTTTCAGAACTTTCTGGTGGTAATATCACTAGACTTCTCATATCAATACTATTGTGTAGAAGACCGCTCCTCGTGATAGCCCATAATATATTTAGCGGCTTAGATGTAATGGGATTTGAAAAAGTTATAGGGATCATGAGAAGACTCAGGAATGAAGGGGTTTCATTTCTGCTTATTCTAAATGATTACGAGGAGGCTCTGAGAGTTTCTGATAGGATCTATGTTCTTAACGAGAGAGGTTCTAAAGAGATCGACGCTAAGAAAGCTAGATTAGAGCCTTCACTGATCTGGAGGGAGATTGTCTTATGA
- a CDS encoding ABC transporter permease yields the protein MSSLGSKLILGLGRILSFLREYVLSQLAGRISIALLAFLVIMSIYALVSLPPSFPVEWTQPQAWEMYPPNAPPEWAWILGYPCLKHVMENLAQHRYSIIQTSGGIDLSYTYTYTLPEGLNRVPSNILVLVKDLQIPRGTTNINIILTVRRPDNYTYTLISYTTPVSPNTSYISTTLRLSSEMLARDIVNQYLQERGWLINSLSILGSLQELIFKKVTEVSPAGIVVNSTILPGDYLFKLDIVYSGVYTPPITVAKELTLVIFGTCYGLMGTDYLGRDLYMGLLYGFPIALAIGLSVAILSTAIGVLAGIVSGFYGGLIDEGIQRTVDVMGNIPLLPILVLIATSVQASQFIAQIQDPVAKGWTLLSIILIVLVVFGWPGLAIIIRSFTLSIKGEQYVEAARALGAGSRRIMFRHILPQLTPYILASLVLSTPSAIIAEAGLAILGISHGLPTWGGILADARTKGYITYWWWIFPPGILITITSMAFIFLGLALETYAEPRLRGSRS from the coding sequence ATGAGCTCACTAGGATCCAAACTGATCCTGGGTTTAGGTAGAATACTTAGCTTTCTCAGAGAATACGTACTATCCCAGCTAGCCGGCAGAATCTCTATAGCTCTTCTAGCATTTCTAGTTATAATGTCTATATACGCACTGGTATCACTACCACCTTCATTTCCCGTTGAATGGACCCAGCCACAAGCTTGGGAAATGTATCCGCCTAATGCACCACCTGAGTGGGCTTGGATTCTAGGATATCCGTGTCTGAAGCATGTTATGGAAAATCTAGCTCAACACAGATACAGCATCATACAAACAAGCGGGGGTATTGATCTTTCGTATACATACACCTACACACTCCCTGAAGGATTGAACAGAGTGCCATCAAATATACTAGTCTTGGTAAAAGATCTTCAAATACCCCGGGGTACCACAAACATAAATATCATACTCACAGTTCGAAGACCTGATAACTATACATATACGCTGATCTCTTATACAACTCCTGTAAGCCCTAACACGAGTTATATAAGCACTACACTCCGATTAAGTAGCGAGATGCTAGCTAGAGATATAGTCAATCAATATCTCCAAGAGAGAGGATGGCTTATTAACAGCCTGAGCATACTAGGATCACTCCAGGAACTTATATTCAAAAAAGTTACAGAAGTATCTCCAGCAGGTATTGTGGTTAATTCAACAATACTGCCGGGAGACTATCTCTTCAAACTTGATATAGTGTATAGTGGGGTTTACACGCCGCCGATCACTGTAGCGAAGGAATTAACTTTAGTCATATTCGGAACATGCTACGGTCTTATGGGAACCGATTATCTGGGAAGAGATCTCTACATGGGACTACTCTATGGATTTCCTATAGCGCTCGCAATAGGACTCAGCGTTGCGATCTTATCAACCGCGATAGGAGTCCTGGCAGGAATTGTAAGCGGGTTCTATGGAGGATTAATCGATGAAGGAATTCAGAGAACCGTGGATGTTATGGGTAACATACCTCTCCTACCCATTCTAGTTCTCATAGCAACTAGTGTTCAGGCATCGCAGTTCATAGCGCAGATTCAGGATCCTGTTGCCAAGGGTTGGACTCTTCTCTCTATAATACTAATAGTTCTAGTAGTGTTCGGATGGCCTGGACTAGCTATTATAATAAGATCCTTCACTCTCTCTATTAAAGGAGAGCAATATGTAGAAGCGGCAAGAGCTCTGGGAGCTGGAAGTAGAAGAATAATGTTCAGACATATACTCCCTCAACTCACTCCTTATATACTTGCAAGCTTGGTGCTTTCAACTCCAAGTGCGATCATAGCAGAAGCAGGGCTTGCTATACTAGGTATATCACATGGCCTGCCCACGTGGGGAGGTATTCTAGCTGATGCAAGGACTAAAGGTTATATAACTTATTGGTGGTGGATCTTCCCTCCAGGGATTTTAATCACGATAACATCGATGGCCTTCATATTCTTAGGACTAGCTCTAGAAACATATGCTGAACCCAGATTAAGAGGCTCGAGATCTTGA
- a CDS encoding ABC transporter permease has translation MPGLAYIIIRRALLLILALIVVVFLTAFIIGATGYDQKIWNAIIIEEARVYRDSLQKARNLTSQQINDLVANYTLQLRSIYGVDKPWTERVIPLALNVLVLRLGDVMSNDVAQVVGRQLPLTVSDAILTVLPRTILMITVAEIIVIILGLLIGPRAAFRAGSIYDRSVIAYAAVMNALPLWWLALIFLFIFGYDLGIAPTSGRGAISAINSIMSGDLSSIPTLLYYMWLPVTTIVINFLGGTAYSIRATLIRVVREDFVTVAQAKGLPEKYIYRSYILRAAAPPIATYIALSLAGSIGGFIITESVFDWPGMGTLYYAAITTGDASTIIGLTYVFTLVYVIARMILEILYIFLDPRVRY, from the coding sequence ATGCCAGGTCTCGCTTATATTATCATTAGAAGAGCTCTTCTTCTGATCCTTGCTCTTATCGTGGTAGTCTTTCTAACAGCATTCATAATAGGAGCAACAGGTTATGATCAGAAGATCTGGAATGCTATAATAATTGAAGAAGCAAGAGTCTATAGAGATTCTCTTCAAAAAGCTAGAAATCTCACATCTCAGCAGATCAACGATCTTGTAGCGAATTATACTCTACAGCTTAGAAGCATATATGGAGTGGATAAGCCCTGGACCGAACGTGTGATCCCTTTGGCTTTGAATGTATTAGTTCTCAGACTAGGAGATGTGATGAGCAATGATGTAGCCCAGGTAGTAGGGAGACAGCTACCTCTCACAGTTTCAGATGCCATACTCACAGTTCTTCCTAGAACGATTCTCATGATAACAGTAGCAGAGATTATAGTTATCATTCTAGGACTTCTCATAGGACCTAGAGCGGCTTTCAGAGCTGGAAGCATTTATGACAGAAGTGTAATAGCTTATGCAGCGGTGATGAACGCGCTACCACTCTGGTGGTTGGCACTTATATTTCTCTTCATATTTGGATACGACCTAGGTATAGCTCCCACATCTGGAAGAGGTGCGATATCAGCTATCAATAGCATAATGTCAGGAGATCTGAGTAGCATACCTACTCTCCTATACTACATGTGGCTACCAGTGACGACAATAGTCATAAACTTCCTCGGAGGCACCGCATACTCTATAAGAGCAACTCTAATAAGAGTAGTTAGAGAGGATTTCGTGACCGTAGCACAGGCTAAAGGATTGCCTGAGAAGTATATATATAGAAGCTATATCCTGAGAGCAGCAGCTCCTCCTATAGCAACTTACATAGCTCTCAGTCTAGCAGGGAGTATAGGAGGATTTATAATAACAGAATCAGTATTCGACTGGCCTGGGATGGGAACTCTATACTATGCTGCAATAACTACAGGAGATGCGTCAACCATTATAGGTCTCACATATGTGTTCACACTTGTGTATGTAATCGCTAGGATGATTCTTGAAATACTATATATATTCCTAGATCCTAGGGTGAGATACTGA
- a CDS encoding ABC transporter substrate-binding protein produces the protein MNNRILLEKAGSFALLLLMIVTLSISFMTSYTLAQAQQIPPGPASDQITYRRVTIDTVVPEFQKGTLDGYLFAIRPTQLDQFQPLITANIIKFVQAPSGLVDFIFNPAPVKEIVLDGDQRGKYLPALIGYPESVITQVYYDPETNKTYVDICCDGKNINPLALQQVRFALNYAIDRDYVVKSIYRGYAAPMYTFLSKYDPDYLLIADIVAKYQFRYDLSYADQLITQALTAVGAYKVGGKWYYAGSPITLTFIIRTEDERKEIGDLFASALESLGFTVNRQYLTFGEALSRVYDSNPTDFLWHIYTEGWGRTAITRYDSGSINQFCAPWYGYMPGWQTPGWWWFRDDVMDEIGMKIYFGQFTSKDERDSLYRSGVDICIKDAVRAWVANRIDLYPVSANLQGVTQDLGAGFRSLFNSREIFIPGRSTLTIGHLWVYTTRTIWNVYGGFTDVYSVDIMYATADPFTWSHPFNGEPIPFRVNYTVKTAGPTGTLTVPSDAFIWDAKTGRWVFVPNGTKAISVVYFDMSKFIGTKWHDNVTITWGDVLGNLAFWFDLVYNSTKSSIEGSIAAINKPFFDTIKGFRIDENRKILEVYVDYWHFDPNYIASYATITDYNPAELLYIQNMLVFDLQKYTFSTTASQALKRPVLNLVLPDAAKDIKAAIPLASSVPSRFFTLPNGKSYMTQDEWSSRLQALSSWIDAHGHAWISQGPFYLDSFDPTNQVAVIKAFRDPTYPFKKGDWYFGIPIPTQILNVATPTLVIGQPFTVNVTVAGVPPLVVKYVVAEVQTGTIITVGMATNITPNIFVFQLPTDITVRLKPYYLYQIQILAFSENVAIPDATTISLEAIPASAQQFNEAMQRALQELANSTAQQISSVANSTAQQINAIRAEFESRLGALAATLSSALGNLSTSLSESLSTLSNTFGRSISDLSGALNATNQQLTSQINTLNNRLNSVSSDLSARIDTLSSSVSNVQNTVSSIVPLVYGVLGLSLVNLVLIVMLLFRRK, from the coding sequence TTGAACAATAGAATCCTTCTAGAGAAGGCTGGTTCTTTCGCACTCCTTCTCCTGATGATAGTAACGCTCTCAATAAGCTTCATGACATCCTATACACTTGCTCAGGCACAGCAGATTCCTCCAGGACCTGCATCTGATCAAATAACATATAGAAGGGTCACCATAGATACAGTAGTACCAGAATTCCAGAAGGGAACTCTAGACGGGTATCTCTTCGCTATAAGACCTACTCAGTTGGATCAATTCCAACCTCTTATAACTGCTAATATCATTAAATTTGTCCAAGCTCCTTCAGGATTAGTAGACTTCATATTCAACCCAGCCCCTGTTAAGGAAATAGTATTAGACGGAGATCAGAGAGGTAAGTATCTGCCAGCTTTGATAGGATATCCTGAGAGCGTGATCACACAGGTATACTATGACCCAGAAACAAACAAGACCTATGTAGATATATGCTGTGACGGTAAGAATATAAACCCACTAGCGTTGCAGCAAGTTAGATTTGCTCTTAACTACGCGATCGATAGAGATTATGTTGTGAAGAGCATATACAGAGGCTATGCAGCTCCCATGTATACATTTCTCTCTAAATACGACCCTGATTATCTGCTTATAGCAGATATAGTTGCAAAATACCAGTTTAGATATGATCTAAGTTATGCAGACCAGCTGATAACCCAGGCACTCACAGCAGTAGGAGCCTATAAGGTTGGTGGAAAGTGGTACTATGCTGGCAGTCCTATAACTCTTACATTCATAATAAGAACTGAGGATGAGAGAAAAGAGATAGGAGATCTCTTCGCCAGCGCTCTAGAATCGCTAGGATTTACCGTGAACAGACAGTATCTAACCTTTGGAGAAGCTCTCTCAAGAGTCTATGACAGCAATCCAACAGATTTCCTATGGCACATATACACAGAAGGCTGGGGTAGGACTGCTATTACCAGATATGATAGTGGCTCCATAAACCAATTCTGCGCTCCATGGTACGGCTACATGCCGGGCTGGCAGACTCCTGGATGGTGGTGGTTTAGAGATGATGTAATGGATGAGATAGGTATGAAGATCTACTTCGGACAATTCACGAGCAAGGATGAAAGAGACAGCCTATACAGAAGTGGAGTTGATATATGTATTAAGGATGCTGTAAGAGCTTGGGTTGCTAATAGAATAGATCTATACCCAGTATCTGCAAACCTCCAGGGTGTGACACAGGATCTAGGTGCCGGCTTCAGATCTCTGTTTAACTCGAGAGAGATCTTCATTCCAGGAAGAAGCACTCTAACAATAGGACATCTATGGGTGTACACCACGAGGACTATATGGAATGTATACGGAGGCTTTACAGATGTATACAGTGTAGATATAATGTACGCGACAGCAGACCCATTCACATGGAGTCATCCATTCAACGGAGAACCTATACCATTTAGAGTTAATTACACCGTAAAAACAGCAGGACCTACGGGAACTTTAACTGTTCCCTCAGACGCGTTTATATGGGATGCGAAGACAGGTAGATGGGTTTTCGTTCCTAATGGCACCAAAGCTATATCTGTAGTATACTTTGACATGTCAAAATTCATAGGCACTAAATGGCATGATAATGTGACGATAACATGGGGAGACGTGCTAGGTAATCTAGCATTCTGGTTTGATCTTGTTTATAACTCTACTAAGAGTAGTATAGAAGGTTCTATAGCTGCTATTAACAAACCCTTCTTCGATACTATCAAAGGATTTAGAATTGATGAGAACAGAAAGATCCTAGAGGTTTATGTAGATTACTGGCACTTCGATCCTAACTATATAGCTAGCTATGCTACCATTACAGACTACAACCCAGCTGAATTACTGTATATACAGAACATGCTGGTATTCGACCTCCAGAAGTATACATTCTCAACAACAGCTTCACAAGCTCTTAAGAGACCTGTTCTTAATCTAGTCTTACCAGATGCTGCCAAAGATATTAAAGCTGCTATACCACTAGCCTCTAGTGTGCCCAGTAGATTCTTCACACTTCCTAATGGAAAGAGTTATATGACTCAGGATGAGTGGAGTTCGAGACTTCAAGCTCTCTCCTCATGGATTGATGCTCATGGTCATGCCTGGATCTCTCAAGGACCTTTCTATCTAGATTCATTCGATCCGACTAACCAGGTTGCAGTTATAAAAGCCTTTAGAGATCCAACATATCCATTTAAGAAGGGAGACTGGTACTTCGGCATACCAATACCTACTCAGATACTCAACGTCGCGACGCCAACCCTAGTTATAGGACAACCTTTCACAGTAAACGTCACAGTAGCTGGAGTACCACCTCTAGTAGTTAAGTACGTTGTTGCTGAGGTGCAAACAGGAACTATAATAACTGTTGGCATGGCTACGAACATCACACCTAATATATTTGTATTCCAGCTACCTACTGATATAACTGTCAGGCTTAAGCCCTACTATCTATATCAGATACAGATACTGGCATTCAGCGAGAACGTAGCTATACCTGATGCGACAACAATATCCTTAGAAGCTATACCAGCTTCAGCACAACAATTTAACGAAGCTATGCAAAGAGCATTACAAGAGCTTGCCAACTCCACAGCACAACAGATTTCATCAGTTGCCAACTCCACAGCACAACAGATCAACGCTATAAGAGCTGAGTTCGAGAGCAGATTAGGAGCTCTCGCAGCAACTTTATCAAGCGCTCTCGGTAATCTGAGTACCTCTCTATCTGAAAGCTTGAGTACTCTATCGAATACCTTTGGTAGAAGTATCTCGGATCTGAGTGGTGCTCTCAACGCTACAAACCAGCAGCTTACATCTCAGATCAATACGTTGAATAACAGGTTGAACAGTGTCAGTAGTGATCTATCTGCTAGGATTGACACCCTATCAAGTAGCGTATCTAATGTTCAGAATACTGTATCAAGTATAGTACCTCTAGTATATGGAGTTCTAGGACTCTCTCTAGTGAACCTAGTTCTCATAGTAATGTTATTATTTAGAAGAAAATAG
- a CDS encoding acyl-CoA dehydrogenase family protein: MDFSIPKDLEVLIGVVREFLSREVSPRYKDIELRGVMDRELFKKMAEQGILTPNISPGYGGPGLDYLTTVHIMREVGYHDPGMSLPVYIVVNNVWGKVIEMFAREEVREEVLPKICRGERFLGIASTEPQGGSDLVNFKTIAVKDGDGYVINGEKVYISGVREAREWGGGFFLIAKTSEERSHRAISAFYLPIESDGIQISLFETMGRKGISTGAIKMNNVRLSRRNLIGEEGRGFVYAMEGFMRARLLIGAAAIGSALRVLDDVISFVKSRTAFGWPLARYEAIQFKIAEIWAELEAVWNLVVKSAWIMDLYSEGKISRSEAYKYTSASKLLGVQKSFESIVELTQMLGAYGYTTESIAESALRGVYSYISGAEGAPNIMRMIIAREILGREYRPTPD, encoded by the coding sequence ATGGATTTCTCGATCCCAAAAGATCTGGAGGTTCTAATCGGTGTAGTAAGAGAGTTTCTCTCAAGAGAGGTAAGTCCTAGGTATAAAGATATAGAGTTAAGAGGAGTTATGGATAGAGAACTTTTTAAGAAGATGGCTGAACAAGGCATTCTCACACCTAACATATCTCCAGGATATGGAGGTCCAGGTCTGGATTATCTAACTACTGTTCATATAATGCGTGAGGTAGGTTATCACGATCCTGGGATGAGCCTCCCTGTATATATAGTGGTTAACAATGTATGGGGTAAAGTAATAGAGATGTTTGCAAGAGAAGAAGTGAGAGAGGAGGTTCTACCTAAAATCTGTAGAGGAGAGAGATTTCTAGGAATCGCATCTACAGAACCTCAGGGAGGGAGCGATCTCGTTAACTTCAAGACTATCGCAGTCAAAGATGGAGATGGATATGTAATTAATGGTGAGAAGGTTTACATTAGTGGAGTTAGAGAAGCCAGGGAGTGGGGTGGAGGTTTCTTTCTAATTGCTAAGACCTCTGAGGAGAGAAGTCATAGAGCTATATCAGCATTCTATCTTCCTATAGAAAGCGATGGCATTCAAATAAGTCTTTTCGAGACTATGGGGAGGAAGGGTATTAGTACGGGAGCTATTAAAATGAATAACGTCAGACTTAGCAGAAGAAATCTTATAGGAGAAGAAGGGAGAGGATTTGTATATGCTATGGAAGGTTTTATGAGAGCTAGACTACTCATAGGAGCTGCAGCTATAGGCTCTGCACTTAGAGTTCTAGATGATGTCATATCATTTGTTAAGAGCAGAACCGCTTTCGGATGGCCTCTTGCAAGATATGAAGCTATACAATTTAAAATAGCTGAGATCTGGGCTGAACTTGAGGCGGTATGGAATCTGGTTGTAAAAAGCGCTTGGATCATGGATCTATACTCAGAGGGTAAGATCTCGAGATCAGAGGCTTACAAGTATACCTCAGCATCAAAACTACTTGGAGTTCAGAAAAGCTTTGAATCAATAGTCGAACTAACTCAAATGCTAGGAGCTTACGGATACACGACAGAGTCTATAGCAGAATCAGCTCTGAGAGGTGTGTACAGTTATATCTCCGGCGCTGAAGGAGCTCCAAATATAATGAGAATGATAATAGCAAGAGAGATCCTAGGAAGAGAATATAGACCTACACCAGATTAA